A single window of Microscilla marina ATCC 23134 DNA harbors:
- a CDS encoding slr1659 superfamily regulator encodes MELAIENASFIFDKDKATLSIEGALRLSGMQKYKEEGFFDFLKDAVKNCETTLNLDLTKLQYLNSSGVTAFSRFILEIKKEAMNPIKVTGSSEISWQKKTLPNFPKLWNQIILDFQ; translated from the coding sequence ATGGAATTAGCTATCGAGAATGCCTCATTTATATTTGACAAAGACAAAGCCACACTCAGTATAGAAGGAGCTTTGCGTTTATCAGGAATGCAAAAATACAAAGAAGAAGGTTTTTTTGATTTTCTGAAAGATGCCGTAAAAAACTGTGAAACAACGCTTAATTTAGACCTTACCAAATTACAATACCTTAATAGCTCTGGAGTAACAGCATTTAGCCGTTTTATTCTGGAAATAAAAAAAGAAGCGATGAATCCTATCAAAGTCACGGGTAGTTCAGAGATTTCGTGGCAAAAAAAAACATTGCCTAATTTTCCTAAACTGTGGAATCAAATCATACTTGACTTCCAGTAA
- a CDS encoding DUF6272 family protein: MNNLILGDFDFIPSHLPAEGGLNIMINPIDLMTSWKRCGALANFVASFYSDERDFGKKLDANLISTIFNELMENAAKYSDKRDALITVNTKLYNNILKMEVENYARQRHFDSLKNHFEKLVNAKNLDDLYVQQMQQNIEKEQESGIGLLLLLKDYPVKLGIRFEEIDENMYKITVQVYHFIEPS; encoded by the coding sequence ATGAACAATCTTATTTTAGGCGATTTTGACTTTATTCCAAGCCACCTACCAGCAGAAGGAGGGCTTAACATTATGATCAACCCCATTGATCTAATGACTAGTTGGAAGCGGTGTGGTGCACTGGCAAATTTCGTAGCGTCTTTTTACTCTGACGAAAGAGATTTTGGTAAAAAGCTAGATGCCAACCTTATTTCTACTATTTTTAATGAATTAATGGAAAACGCTGCCAAATACTCAGATAAAAGGGATGCACTTATTACTGTAAATACAAAGCTGTATAATAATATACTGAAGATGGAGGTAGAAAATTATGCCCGTCAACGGCATTTCGACTCTCTGAAGAACCATTTTGAGAAGTTGGTTAACGCTAAGAACTTGGATGATTTATATGTCCAACAAATGCAGCAAAATATAGAAAAAGAACAAGAGTCAGGCATTGGGCTATTACTATTGCTCAAAGATTATCCGGTGAAGCTTGGGATACGGTTTGAAGAAATAGATGAGAATATGTACAAAATAACGGTTCAGGTATATCACTTTATAGAACCTAGTTAA